One part of the uncultured Bacteroides sp. genome encodes these proteins:
- a CDS encoding DinB family protein: protein MSTIDFSKITDGISNVIETEEHLLRGLQEDVITSRRNKQNRTIKQILGHLIDSASNNHQRMIRLQYCKHLLCFPDYLQDNDLWIALQEYQHADWNHLIGLWKFFNLHIIQVIKSVDQTKLESYWCDFEGTKVTLKDMIEGYLDHLYLHIDEIHELIDQ from the coding sequence ATGTCAACTATTGATTTTTCAAAGATTACAGATGGTATTTCCAATGTAATAGAAACAGAAGAACACTTACTGAGAGGTTTACAAGAAGATGTTATCACTTCCCGACGCAACAAGCAAAATAGAACAATAAAGCAGATTCTTGGTCATTTAATTGATTCTGCATCAAATAACCATCAACGAATGATTAGATTGCAATATTGCAAACATTTGCTTTGCTTCCCTGATTATCTTCAGGATAACGATTTGTGGATAGCTCTTCAGGAATATCAGCATGCTGACTGGAATCACTTAATTGGATTATGGAAGTTTTTTAATCTTCACATTATTCAAGTTATAAAATCTGTCGATCAAACTAAATTAGAGAGTTATTGGTGTGATTTTGAAGGAACTAAGGTCACCTTAAAAGATATGATTGAAGGTTACTTAGACCATTTATATCTTCATATCGATGAAATTCATGAATTGATAGATCAATAG
- a CDS encoding S1-like domain-containing RNA-binding protein gives MSIELGKFNVLEVVKTVDFGVYLDGEEEGEILLPTRYVPEECNIGDFLNVFLYLDNEERLIATTLTPLVQVGEFACLEVSWVNEFGAFLNWGLMKDLFVPFREQKMKMLVGKKYVIHAHIDEDSYRIVGSAKVDRYLSKELPDYQPNDEVSILIWQKTDLGFKAIVENEFSGLLYDSEIFQHLQTGMQLKAFVKQVREDGKIDLMLQKPGFEKIDDFSDKLLSYIKENGGSIQLNDKSPAEDIYDTFEVSKKTFKKAVGDLYKKRLIVIEANGIRLAKD, from the coding sequence ATGAGTATAGAACTTGGGAAATTTAACGTACTTGAGGTCGTAAAAACAGTCGATTTTGGTGTTTACCTCGATGGTGAAGAAGAAGGAGAAATCTTACTTCCTACCCGTTACGTACCGGAAGAGTGTAATATTGGCGATTTCCTGAATGTCTTTCTTTATTTGGATAATGAAGAACGACTAATAGCTACCACCTTAACTCCTTTGGTTCAGGTAGGAGAATTTGCTTGTCTGGAAGTATCCTGGGTAAACGAATTCGGGGCTTTCCTTAACTGGGGATTAATGAAGGATCTTTTTGTTCCTTTCCGGGAGCAGAAAATGAAAATGCTGGTAGGCAAAAAATATGTAATTCATGCACATATTGACGAAGATAGTTATCGGATTGTTGGATCTGCAAAAGTCGATAGATATCTATCGAAAGAACTCCCTGATTATCAACCAAATGATGAAGTCTCCATTCTTATCTGGCAAAAAACGGATCTTGGCTTTAAGGCCATTGTCGAGAATGAGTTCAGTGGTTTACTATATGACAGCGAGATTTTCCAGCATTTACAAACCGGAATGCAACTTAAAGCTTTCGTAAAGCAAGTGAGGGAAGATGGAAAAATAGATCTTATGCTTCAGAAACCAGGATTTGAAAAGATTGATGATTTCTCTGATAAATTATTATCTTATATAAAGGAAAATGGTGGAAGTATTCAGCTGAATGACAAGAGTCCTGCTGAAGATATATACGATACTTTTGAAGTGAGCAAAAAGACATTTAAAAAGGCTGTTGGAGATCTGTACAAAAAGAGATTAATTGTCATTGAAGCCAACGGAATCCGCTTAGCTAAAGACTAA
- a CDS encoding inorganic phosphate transporter, whose translation MTLLIIVIALGLIFDFINGFHDAANSIATIVTTRVLTPVQAVIWAAVFNFIAFFVARYLIGEFGIANTVAKTVLEEYITLPIILSGLIAAISWNLLTWWLGIPSSSSHTLIGGFAGAAISGAGFQAIHTATIVKIASFIVLAPVIGMVISSVFTILVLWIFKNVNARTAENSFRKLQLFSSGLFSLGHGMNDSQKVMGIIATAMIAYYQKGSVDTMPDWIPLSCFAAIGLGTMVGGWRIVKTMGSKITKVTALEGVCAETAGAMTLFITEILKIPVSTTHTITGSIMGVGAVKRLSAVRWGVTINLLWAWVLTIPVSAVLGGIIYLIVSLFGLK comes from the coding sequence ATGACATTACTTATTATTGTTATTGCATTAGGACTAATTTTTGACTTTATCAATGGTTTTCATGATGCAGCCAATTCTATTGCAACAATAGTTACCACCAGAGTTTTAACTCCTGTTCAGGCAGTTATATGGGCAGCAGTTTTTAATTTTATCGCATTTTTTGTTGCCAGATATCTTATCGGCGAATTTGGTATTGCCAATACAGTTGCAAAAACTGTGTTAGAAGAATATATAACTCTGCCTATTATCCTTTCAGGACTTATAGCTGCTATTTCATGGAATCTGCTAACATGGTGGTTAGGTATTCCTTCTTCCTCTTCCCACACCTTGATCGGAGGATTTGCAGGTGCTGCTATCAGTGGAGCTGGATTTCAAGCCATTCACACAGCTACTATCGTAAAAATTGCTTCATTTATTGTGCTGGCTCCTGTTATTGGTATGGTTATCTCTTCAGTTTTTACCATATTGGTTTTATGGATATTTAAAAACGTGAATGCCCGTACAGCCGAAAACTCATTCAGAAAATTGCAGTTGTTTTCTTCCGGCTTATTTAGTTTGGGACATGGCATGAACGATTCTCAGAAAGTTATGGGTATCATTGCTACAGCTATGATTGCATACTATCAAAAAGGATCTGTAGATACAATGCCTGACTGGATTCCATTATCTTGCTTCGCCGCAATCGGTTTAGGAACAATGGTTGGAGGATGGCGCATTGTAAAAACAATGGGAAGCAAAATCACTAAAGTTACTGCTTTAGAAGGTGTTTGTGCTGAAACTGCAGGTGCTATGACTTTGTTTATTACTGAAATCCTAAAAATTCCAGTAAGTACAACACATACCATCACAGGTTCTATCATGGGTGTAGGAGCTGTTAAAAGATTATCTGCGGTGCGTTGGGGAGTTACCATAAACCTTTTATGGGCATGGGTTCTGACAATTCCTGTTAGTGCAGTTCTAGGTGGAATCATTTACTTAATTGTAAGTCTTTTCGGATTAAAATAA
- a CDS encoding tryptophanase: protein MELPFAESWKIKMIEPIRKSTREEREQWMKEAHYNVFQLNADQVYIDLLTDSGTGAMSDRQWSAMMLGDESYAGASSFYNMKDTITRITGFEYVLPTHQGRAAENVLFSCLIKEGDVCPGNSHFDTTKGHIEMRKAFAVDCTIDEAKDTQLEIPFKGNVDINKLEAVLKKDGYRVPFIIMTCTNNTSGGQPVSMQNLRETKALADKYGKKVIIDSARFAENAYFIKTREEGYAGKSIKEICREMFSYADGMTMSAKKDAIVNMGGFIATNVQEWYDAAKVKNIIFEGYITYGGMNGRDMNALAVGLDENTEFENLETRIRQVEYLGKKLDEYSIPYQRPAGGHAIFVDAPKVLTHVPKEQFPAQTLAVELYLEAGIRGCEIGYILADRDPVTRKNRFNGLDLLRLAIPRRVYTNNHMDVVAVALKNVFDRRESITKGMEIEWEAELMRHFTVKLKRAQ, encoded by the coding sequence ATGGAATTACCATTTGCTGAATCATGGAAGATTAAAATGATTGAACCTATCAGAAAGAGTACCCGCGAAGAACGTGAACAATGGATGAAGGAGGCTCACTATAATGTTTTTCAACTTAACGCTGACCAGGTATATATTGATTTGCTCACAGATTCCGGCACCGGAGCGATGAGCGACAGACAATGGTCGGCAATGATGCTGGGCGATGAAAGTTATGCGGGAGCATCTTCTTTTTATAATATGAAAGATACCATAACCCGAATTACAGGATTTGAATATGTACTACCCACGCATCAGGGAAGAGCTGCAGAGAATGTTTTATTCTCCTGCCTGATAAAAGAGGGGGATGTTTGTCCCGGAAACTCACATTTTGATACCACCAAGGGACATATTGAAATGAGAAAGGCTTTTGCTGTTGATTGTACAATTGATGAAGCAAAAGATACTCAGCTGGAAATACCTTTCAAAGGGAATGTAGATATCAACAAGCTGGAAGCTGTTCTTAAGAAGGATGGCTACAGGGTGCCGTTTATCATTATGACTTGTACAAATAACACTTCCGGTGGTCAGCCGGTTTCTATGCAGAATCTTCGGGAAACAAAAGCTTTGGCTGATAAATATGGCAAAAAGGTGATTATTGACTCGGCTCGTTTTGCCGAAAATGCTTATTTCATCAAAACCCGTGAAGAGGGATATGCCGGAAAGAGCATTAAGGAGATTTGCCGGGAGATGTTCTCTTACGCCGATGGAATGACAATGAGTGCGAAGAAGGATGCAATTGTTAATATGGGTGGTTTTATTGCAACGAACGTGCAGGAGTGGTACGATGCTGCCAAGGTTAAGAATATAATCTTTGAAGGTTATATTACTTACGGTGGAATGAACGGACGAGACATGAATGCTCTGGCTGTGGGGCTTGATGAGAATACTGAATTCGAGAATCTGGAAACTCGCATCAGGCAGGTGGAATATCTGGGCAAGAAACTTGATGAATATAGTATTCCTTACCAACGTCCGGCTGGCGGACATGCAATCTTTGTAGATGCTCCCAAAGTGTTAACTCATGTTCCGAAAGAGCAATTTCCTGCTCAGACATTAGCTGTGGAACTTTACCTGGAAGCAGGTATCCGTGGTTGCGAAATTGGCTACATTCTGGCGGACAGAGATCCGGTTACCCGGAAAAACCGCTTCAACGGACTTGACTTACTGCGACTAGCTATTCCCCGGCGTGTTTATACGAATAATCACATGGATGTAGTAGCAGTGGCTCTTAAGAATGTTTTCGATCGAAGGGAATCAATCACCAAAGGAATGGAGATTGAATGGGAAGCTGAATTAATGAGACACTTTACTGTTAAGTTGAAAAGGGCTCAATAG
- a CDS encoding DNA-3-methyladenine glycosylase I, with protein MEQSIEIQRCGWCGTDPLYVQYHDEEWGREVTDDHKMFEFLVLESSQAGLSWSTILKKRENYRKAFADFDVQKVAQFTTEDVDRLMQDSGIIRNKLKITSTISNARCYIEVQKEFGSFCNYLTNFLPEGKPIMNHWTSLDQIPASTELSDVISKDMKKRGFKFFGTTICYAHLQAVGYVNDHLEDCHYKIKD; from the coding sequence ATGGAACAAAGCATTGAAATACAACGGTGTGGATGGTGTGGCACAGATCCTTTATATGTGCAGTATCATGATGAAGAGTGGGGACGTGAAGTTACTGACGACCATAAGATGTTTGAGTTTCTTGTTCTGGAAAGCTCTCAGGCAGGATTAAGCTGGAGTACTATCCTGAAAAAGCGTGAGAACTATCGTAAAGCGTTTGCCGATTTTGATGTGCAGAAAGTTGCTCAGTTTACAACGGAAGACGTTGACCGATTGATGCAGGATTCCGGCATTATCCGAAATAAACTGAAGATAACATCTACCATATCCAATGCCCGCTGCTATATTGAAGTTCAAAAAGAGTTTGGCAGCTTTTGTAACTATCTAACGAACTTCTTGCCGGAAGGGAAACCAATTATGAACCATTGGACTTCATTAGATCAGATTCCTGCCTCCACTGAATTATCAGATGTTATCAGCAAGGATATGAAAAAACGTGGATTCAAATTCTTTGGAACAACAATTTGTTATGCGCATTTACAAGCTGTAGGGTATGTAAATGATCATTTAGAAGATTGTCATTACAAAATCAAAGACTAA
- a CDS encoding helix-turn-helix domain-containing protein, with protein MRSSAIIYPSFSLTPYIKYYWTLKTDEIDPIKIQTIPSGCIHLVFHRGNNLSFDFKGSQPKNFIRGQLSTAGTLISQGDIDMIAVVFQPLGMIPFFTSPMNELYNRYIDVEDLEDAGLNNLKNFISEEAQTSVCIQQIESFLLKRLSTIDYNYKRILSSIQLIVNEPEVDVESLAQNACLGYRHFKRVFTDLVGMSPKEYYRIIRFQRALYTLQNNPHIELTQLAYTCGYYDHSHLVKDFKAFSNCSPTQYLSTRIPYSTFFSKDCKLNLIKKR; from the coding sequence ATGAGAAGTAGCGCTATAATATATCCTTCATTCTCACTAACTCCATATATTAAATACTATTGGACATTAAAGACAGATGAAATAGACCCAATTAAGATTCAGACTATTCCATCGGGCTGTATACACCTTGTATTCCATCGAGGAAATAATCTGAGCTTTGATTTCAAAGGATCTCAACCGAAAAATTTTATTCGCGGACAATTATCAACGGCAGGAACCTTGATTTCTCAAGGTGATATTGATATGATTGCAGTTGTTTTTCAGCCATTAGGAATGATTCCATTCTTTACATCTCCAATGAACGAACTATATAACCGGTATATAGATGTAGAAGATCTGGAAGATGCAGGATTGAATAACCTGAAAAACTTTATTTCCGAAGAAGCACAGACTTCTGTATGCATTCAGCAGATTGAATCTTTCTTGCTAAAACGACTCTCAACTATTGATTATAATTACAAAAGAATATTAAGTTCCATTCAGCTGATTGTGAACGAACCTGAAGTTGACGTAGAATCTCTTGCCCAAAATGCTTGTCTGGGCTATCGGCATTTTAAAAGAGTTTTCACTGATTTAGTAGGAATGAGTCCGAAAGAGTATTATAGAATTATTCGCTTTCAGCGAGCATTATACACATTGCAAAATAATCCACATATAGAACTTACCCAATTGGCTTATACTTGTGGGTATTACGACCATTCCCATCTGGTTAAGGATTTTAAAGCATTCTCCAACTGTTCGCCCACTCAGTATTTGTCAACAAGAATACCTTATTCTACATTCTTCTCTAAAGATTGCAAATTAAACCTTATAAAGAAAAGATAA
- a CDS encoding glycosyl hydrolase family 28 protein: MKKIFVFAILISSLLTAFSQEVPTSSQVGALKLPDTIAQVVAPFEMPKLVKPEFPDRTINIKSVGAQQNKLCTNIIQKAINKLSSKGGGTVVVPVGQWLTGRIILKSNVNLHLEKDAELHFSGDIKDCLPVVFTRNEGIELYSLGAFIYANGATNIALTGQGKLVGPSRDCEIFKKQMEGVVIEKYISTPVEKRIFDGKDGKPVFLPMFFAPMNCKNVFVEGVTFEKTLFWNVVPQYCENVIIRGITVNSVGIFRSDGIDIDSSKNILIEYCTLDCGDDCFTLKSGRCEDGLRVNKPSENIIIRYCLAKRGGGSVTCGSETAGMIRNMYVHDCVFDGTKNGILFKTRRNRGGGGENLYYERIRLNIPGPAIKWDMLGSREYVGELADRLPVRSITPLTPSYKNIFMKDIVIENCDKFIRAIGIPETKISNVVIENCNVSSKALVEISDVDGFIVKNTQIKTKNSAMNIAGANNIIWDNVKITTKD; the protein is encoded by the coding sequence ATGAAGAAAATATTTGTATTTGCAATTTTAATATCCAGTTTGTTAACTGCGTTTAGTCAGGAAGTGCCTACAAGCAGCCAGGTTGGTGCATTAAAACTACCAGATACAATTGCTCAAGTTGTAGCTCCTTTCGAAATGCCAAAGTTGGTAAAACCTGAATTCCCTGATCGAACAATTAATATAAAAAGTGTAGGGGCTCAACAAAATAAGCTTTGCACAAATATCATTCAGAAAGCAATAAATAAATTGAGTAGTAAAGGTGGGGGCACAGTTGTTGTCCCTGTCGGCCAATGGCTTACCGGACGCATAATTCTAAAGAGTAATGTAAACCTGCATCTAGAGAAAGATGCCGAACTCCACTTTAGTGGTGATATAAAAGACTGCTTACCGGTTGTGTTTACAAGAAATGAAGGTATAGAGCTATATTCGTTAGGAGCATTTATCTATGCCAACGGAGCTACAAATATTGCATTAACCGGACAAGGAAAATTAGTAGGCCCTTCACGTGATTGTGAGATTTTTAAGAAGCAAATGGAAGGTGTGGTAATCGAGAAATACATATCAACTCCGGTTGAGAAGCGAATTTTCGATGGAAAGGATGGAAAGCCGGTATTTCTTCCAATGTTCTTTGCACCGATGAACTGTAAAAACGTTTTTGTTGAAGGAGTAACCTTTGAGAAAACGCTTTTCTGGAATGTGGTACCACAGTATTGCGAGAATGTAATTATACGTGGCATTACAGTAAACAGTGTAGGTATATTCAGAAGTGATGGTATAGATATAGACTCTTCAAAGAATATTCTGATAGAATATTGTACACTTGATTGTGGTGATGATTGCTTTACACTGAAGTCTGGCCGTTGCGAAGATGGATTGCGGGTTAATAAACCATCCGAGAATATTATAATCCGTTATTGCCTGGCTAAACGGGGAGGTGGATCAGTAACTTGCGGAAGTGAAACTGCGGGAATGATCAGGAATATGTATGTACACGACTGCGTGTTTGATGGTACCAAGAATGGAATTCTCTTTAAAACACGACGCAACCGTGGCGGAGGAGGAGAGAATCTTTACTATGAACGTATTCGTCTAAATATACCGGGTCCGGCTATTAAATGGGATATGCTTGGCTCAAGAGAGTATGTTGGAGAACTGGCCGATCGTTTGCCTGTTCGTAGTATAACTCCATTGACTCCATCGTACAAGAATATTTTTATGAAGGATATTGTAATAGAGAACTGCGATAAGTTTATTCGTGCAATAGGTATACCTGAAACAAAGATTTCTAACGTGGTGATTGAAAACTGCAATGTTTCCTCAAAAGCACTTGTTGAAATCTCGGATGTTGACGGATTTATAGTAAAGAATACTCAGATTAAAACAAAAAATAGTGCAATGAATATTGCAGGTGCTAATAATATTATTTGGGATAACGTAAAGATTACAACTAAAGATTAG
- a CDS encoding tRNA threonylcarbamoyladenosine dehydratase, which yields MGLEKGIFKRTELLLGNDIMDRIAGARVIIFGVGGVGSWCAESLVRSGIKNLTIVDSDRICVTNINRQLMATTKTVGQVKVEALKSRLLEINPTAEINALQQIYSAETSDSYQLESYDYIIDAIDSLENKVDLIRTATKTDATFFSSMGAALKMDPLKIKVAEFWKVAGCPLGAALRRKVKKGEKLSKKFQCVYSEELLENKGGNSACGTANCLCPKAEKGPGDPGLVNHEWCSMKAQINGTLAHTTAIFGFTLAGLVIQDIYKKAEE from the coding sequence ATGGGATTAGAAAAAGGTATTTTCAAAAGAACAGAGTTATTGCTAGGTAATGATATAATGGACAGAATTGCCGGCGCTCGTGTTATCATTTTTGGTGTTGGTGGCGTAGGTAGCTGGTGCGCAGAGAGTCTTGTAAGATCGGGAATTAAGAATTTAACGATTGTTGATTCCGACCGTATTTGCGTAACGAACATCAATCGTCAGTTAATGGCTACAACGAAAACGGTGGGACAAGTTAAAGTTGAAGCTTTGAAATCACGCCTTCTGGAAATTAATCCTACTGCTGAGATAAATGCATTACAGCAGATTTATAGTGCCGAAACATCCGACTCTTATCAATTGGAAAGCTATGACTACATTATAGATGCAATAGATAGCCTGGAAAATAAAGTCGACTTAATTCGTACGGCAACAAAAACAGATGCTACGTTCTTTTCATCAATGGGTGCTGCACTGAAAATGGATCCCCTGAAAATAAAAGTTGCCGAATTTTGGAAAGTAGCCGGTTGTCCTCTTGGTGCTGCTCTTCGCCGCAAAGTAAAAAAAGGAGAAAAGCTCTCGAAGAAGTTTCAATGTGTTTATAGTGAAGAATTGTTGGAAAACAAAGGAGGCAACTCTGCATGTGGTACAGCCAATTGTCTTTGCCCCAAAGCTGAAAAAGGACCGGGAGATCCTGGTTTAGTTAATCATGAATGGTGTAGTATGAAAGCACAGATAAACGGTACTTTAGCACATACTACTGCAATATTCGGATTTACACTGGCTGGATTAGTAATACAAGACATTTATAAAAAAGCAGAAGAATAA
- a CDS encoding RNA-binding protein: MNIYVSNLSYNTTSESLQELFAGLGEVTSANIINDRETGRSRGFGFVEMPNDEEGQKAISELNETEFEGKTINVTVARPKTERSNSGYNNRGGNGGGYNRRRF, encoded by the coding sequence ATGAACATTTACGTATCAAATTTAAGCTACAACACTACAAGTGAGAGCTTACAAGAATTATTTGCAGGATTAGGTGAAGTTACTTCAGCTAATATTATCAATGACAGAGAAACTGGAAGATCTCGCGGTTTTGGCTTTGTTGAAATGCCAAACGACGAAGAAGGTCAAAAAGCAATCTCTGAATTGAATGAAACAGAGTTTGAAGGAAAGACAATCAACGTAACCGTTGCTCGCCCAAAAACAGAAAGAAGCAACAGTGGCTACAACAATCGTGGCGGAAACGGAGGCGGATATAATAGAAGACGCTTCTAA
- a CDS encoding DUF47 family protein, with protein MKINTLLSMFAPKDVKFFPMLEETASVLSQSSTYLQELFSCENAEHRNELCKLIKAEEVKGDKVTGSIIHELNNTFITPFDREDVHALADVMDDVIDTINRCAQKVLLYQPKSFPQHTITLVEIIKKGSNEILNAANELSNIKKTDLRLRAHCKEIKRLEEEADVVYEEAIMSLFKGATNDNYSAVELIKLKEIIQELEKAVNKINSTGKVITTILVKYA; from the coding sequence ATGAAAATTAATACTTTATTGAGCATGTTTGCTCCAAAAGATGTTAAGTTTTTCCCCATGTTGGAAGAAACAGCTAGTGTCCTCTCCCAGTCTTCAACCTATCTTCAGGAACTTTTTTCTTGCGAAAATGCAGAGCACAGAAATGAACTGTGTAAACTTATTAAAGCTGAAGAAGTTAAAGGTGACAAAGTTACCGGGAGCATTATCCATGAATTAAACAACACATTCATTACTCCTTTTGACAGGGAAGATGTTCATGCCCTTGCCGACGTTATGGATGATGTTATTGACACAATTAACCGTTGTGCTCAGAAAGTACTACTTTATCAACCAAAAAGTTTCCCTCAACATACTATTACTTTGGTTGAAATTATCAAAAAAGGTAGCAACGAAATTCTGAATGCTGCTAATGAATTATCAAACATTAAAAAGACAGATCTTCGTCTTCGCGCACACTGCAAAGAAATTAAAAGATTAGAAGAAGAAGCAGACGTTGTCTATGAAGAAGCTATTATGAGCCTTTTCAAGGGAGCTACAAATGACAATTATAGCGCTGTAGAACTTATAAAACTAAAAGAGATAATTCAGGAACTTGAAAAAGCTGTAAATAAGATCAATAGTACAGGAAAAGTTATCACTACTATTCTTGTAAAATACGCCTGA
- a CDS encoding cold shock domain-containing protein — MAKSNSFNKRDLEKKKELKKQEKLKRKEERKANAGSGSFEDMIAYVDENGVITSTPPDPENKQEINIEDIAVSTPKKEDVIEETVFKGQVEHFNQEKGFGFIKRTGSMEKYFFHISNAPASIAKGNMVTFELERDVRGISAVKIALDK, encoded by the coding sequence ATGGCAAAATCGAATTCATTTAACAAAAGAGATTTAGAAAAGAAAAAAGAGTTAAAAAAACAAGAAAAGCTAAAACGCAAAGAAGAGCGCAAGGCTAATGCTGGTAGTGGATCATTTGAAGATATGATAGCTTATGTTGACGAAAATGGCGTTATTACCAGTACACCTCCTGACCCTGAAAACAAACAGGAAATTAATATTGAAGACATTGCTGTTTCTACTCCAAAGAAAGAGGATGTGATAGAAGAAACTGTATTTAAAGGACAGGTAGAGCACTTTAACCAGGAAAAAGGATTTGGTTTCATTAAACGAACAGGAAGTATGGAAAAGTATTTTTTCCATATAAGTAATGCCCCTGCTTCAATTGCAAAAGGAAATATGGTTACATTTGAGCTGGAACGTGATGTCAGAGGCATTAGTGCCGTGAAAATCGCTCTTGACAAATAA
- a CDS encoding Crp/Fnr family transcriptional regulator, with translation MSTFVIISNNLFQNLKETDKIRMFIGSVIELNDEEWSLLNNHIEIRHLKKNEFFLKEGNVCDSIAFINYGLFIYYKILDNADEKTTDFAVEGEWITNNHSRLNNSPSHLYIKAIEDSEVLIIKSKDLEYLYKRMPKLERFGRILMEQAFVKLVQLSIDLQILPAKERYEKLLKNYPEIFQRLPLYHIANYLGIAPKSLSRIRNSF, from the coding sequence ATGAGTACTTTTGTTATTATTAGTAATAATTTATTTCAGAATTTGAAAGAGACTGATAAAATAAGGATGTTTATAGGTTCTGTCATTGAGCTCAATGATGAAGAATGGTCTTTGCTAAATAATCATATTGAGATCAGGCATTTAAAGAAAAATGAGTTTTTCCTTAAAGAAGGAAACGTGTGCGACTCGATAGCCTTTATAAACTATGGTTTATTTATCTATTACAAAATACTGGATAATGCGGATGAAAAGACCACAGACTTTGCCGTTGAAGGGGAATGGATTACTAATAACCATAGCCGGTTAAACAATTCTCCGTCTCATCTCTACATCAAAGCCATTGAAGATTCTGAAGTATTGATAATTAAAAGCAAAGATCTGGAATACCTATATAAAAGAATGCCTAAACTTGAAAGGTTCGGGAGGATTCTCATGGAACAGGCATTCGTAAAGCTGGTTCAGCTTAGCATTGACTTGCAGATACTTCCTGCAAAAGAACGCTATGAAAAGTTACTAAAAAACTATCCGGAGATTTTCCAGAGGTTGCCTCTATATCACATAGCTAATTATCTGGGAATTGCTCCCAAATCGCTCAGCCGCATAAGAAATTCTTTTTGA